The DNA segment TCTTCCGAAAGCACACACCACGCGCCACGCGCCGTGCTCCACGtggaattaaaatattaatcttttattataaaataataatttgtttatatcACGGCTCCTCCAAATCCAAGGGTTAGACACATTTCCAAAcaaccatttttaaaaaataaaataaaataaaataaacaataaagaCAAGGAAATGAAGAAAGGGTCCACACCACAAAagccataaataaataataaataaaaaataaaataaaggagaAGTCTTGGACATAAAAATTTCCACCTAAATAAGAAATCTGAGCCGTTGAAAGAGCTTGATCTCACGGTGATGGTCACATGCAATTATCAGCATCTGCGTGTAAGTTGTTTGGGAGAAGGAAAACGAGACTTTTAGATGGTCGGAAGATTAAGGTAAAAACCAAACAGCACCTCCAAaaaacaacacaacacaacacaaaacctttctctctctttctcttctctttgttttAGTATGTGTTGAAATTCTGAATTTGAAGCATATCTTGTTCTTGAATGGAAAACATGAAGATGTCCATAGATGATGCTTTGAACGCCTTCTCTCCCGTATCCACAGCTACCATTTACTGGAAATCCCGAAGAAGACCAGGTATATCTATATGTTTATCTATACGTACATATATGTGAATGTGTAaaactctctttttcttaattaaCTTCACCTATCTTTAATTTACTTTGTCTATTACTTAGTGTTGTTCCAAACATGGTGGTAATTGTTGCACTTTACTTTCTCTTCTGTGCCATTTTCATCTCATGATGCTCAGATTTCGAAATAGAATTCAATGGTTTTGTTCATTTTTGCATGGGATTTTCGGTATTTACATGCCCTCTGTCAATTCTTAGTTTTTTCACAGAAAAGAAgatttttttgtgtgtatttaCATGATTGGGAACTGAGGGTAGTTCCTTTTGATTTCCTTTGTGCTGGAATGGTTTCTGTGATTTCTGCAAAATTGGTCACTGTTTCAGATTGAGGAAGAGTAAAATGGGTTTTAACGGTTGGTGTGACTTTTATTATACATTGCTTTGTTTGTTAGGGTAAAGTTCAACTTTTGTCCCCTAGTTCCCTAGTTTTGCTCAtcccatttttttaaaataaaataataataattagatccttactttttcaaaaaataatattttttattaactaataattttttatttaaattgttttttatgatTGTTAAAAATTTGTATTAGGTTTGAAGCTCggttaaaataaaatgaaaaataaaacatacccaaattgaaaattaaatcaaaattactgatttttttttaccacCAAAAAACTAAATGTGCTTGTTTGAAAATGGAATATTAGAAGTACGGATTCAACAAGATAAAAGGATCAAAATTGTATTTTATCCCATTTGTTATCAATGGCTTACCAAACTTTGGCTCTCTCTTGATATCAGGATGTGATAATAATTGGGTTGGGATCCAAatttatcttaataaaaaaattttaaaaaattattatgtagTTTGTTGGCtgattaataataaaagaaacaaGAGAATTTTGATGCACCTTGGTAAAAGCTTTATTTGTGATGATATAGATATTGATGATTTATTGCATTCTGTGAAGGATAGGGaaaaagggaaataaaaaacGTATGTGGCTGTTGAGATTATGTAGTAATTATGCAGTCATCATCATATCATTGGTTTCACTGTAGGACAGCTCACCCTCCAACCAACCCTCTTCACAATAACACAATAGCCTTAATTATGGTTTCCTTGCATATCTGAATTTCAATTTGATACCTCTTGTTACTGATGGGACTTCTAAGCTTGTCAATATTaccttttgtaaaaaaaaaatcttttgtcTTCAATGTATTTACGTGAGCATTTAAATAAGCATCTTCCTTTTGGTATACGTTCTCTAACTATATCAAAGGCAATCCAAAAGCAAGGTTGGCCAAATCTTGACTGAAAATCAAGAGAATTTATCCATCCAAAAGtataagtatatatatacagaaatgattatattatatatgtaataataagtttattaacttttataaCAACTATTTTGTACCAATAGTGATTTGAGTttcattaagaataaaaaaaggttACTTTATACTGTGAAGAATTGGGTCAGTAAAAATCTTGATCAAAGGGTCCTACCATGTATGACCAATATTAGACTAGTGTTAATATGCATCGAATGGACCGTCTAGTCTTTTGTCTATTGAGCCCTGTACCAACCGGTGGAACCATCTGACAACTAGTCTGTTTTGTTATGAGGAGTACGGTTAACGTGTCTTCCTTGATAGTTTTAGATGTGTTTCAAGTTTGTCAATTATAACAGTATTTGCTTTATAAATAGGTACCTTGAATAGAAAGTAACTAAGAGTTGTAACATAGAATTGTAATTTGAGTAAGAGTTTAGTAAGAGAGAAATTGTTAAGTTACAATCTCTACGCATTATAGAGAGTGAATTCTCTCATAAAAATAGGTTGAAGTTCATTAATACTTCAATCTGTGTGAGATTTTTTCTTATTCCTCACCTTTTATTGTTTAACATTTACGAAGTCCCTTTgttatcaatattatttttattgtacaCGTTCTAAGTGAATTTGTTGAGCTGTTTTCTAACAAACTGGTGCGGTGAACGTGAAATCAATCATCATGACTTTCGCAAAGCATGAGATAGAGAAATTCGTTGGTCTAAATGACTTCAAATTGTGGCAATTGAAGATGCGTACTCTTCTGGTTCAACAAGGCTTCCTCAAAACACTGGAAGGTGAATCCTTCATGCATTCATGGCTAAGATAGACTAGAAAACGTTATTAAAGAACACTTATAGCACAATTGTTTTAAGCCTTGGTGATTAGGTGTTGAGGCAAGTCGTGAAGGAGAAGACCACAACAGGATTATGGATGAAATTAGTGAATAACTAGACGAACTCAACCAGCTAATCCTTGATTTGGAGAACATTGATGTGCAAATTGATGATGAGGATCAATCAAGTGCTATTGTTATTGTGTTCATTACCTAAGATGCATTATCAATTCAAGGAAACCTTGTTGTATGGTAGAGAGACTCTCTTTTTTGAGGGGGTTCAGGCTGGTCTAAGCTCTAAGGAGCTGAATGAGAAGTTTGAAGTTAAGGTGTTTGGTGCTGAAGATAACGGAGTAGACCGTGTACCAATAATAATAGAGAAGGTAGAAGGAGGTCAAAGTCGAGGTCAAAGAATAGTGAAAATACatcttttataaaatgttaCCATTGTAAAAAAGGAAGGTCACACAAATAAGTATTATCCTCAAATTTGGTGATGTAGCTTTGGTGAAAGAAGTTTATGAATCATTGGAGGTCCTCACGGTATCAAGTAGTGTTGATAATTGAGTGGATAATGGATTTCAAATGTTTATTCCATTAACACCTGAGAATTTGTGGTTCCCAGAGTTTACAGAACCTAAAAGAGGTTTAGTTCTCCTTGGTGACAAGAAGCCTTGTAAGATAACTAAAATTGGAACCATCAGGTGTGATATGCATGATGGAATTGAAAGAGTGCTGGAGGAAGTTAGGTGTGATATGCATTATGGAATTGAAAGAGTGCTTGAGGAAGTTAGGTTTGTACCTTGCTTGAAACGCAACTTAATATCCTTTAGTGAGTTTGAGAAAAATGAATGTGTTTAAAGGAAAGAGGAGAGGGTTAAAGGTGATGAGGGGATCCATGATAGTGATGAAACGTGTGAGAAAGAATGAATTGTATGCCTTGGAAGGTGTTGTAGTGTTTGGCTCAGCGTCTAAACCATCTTATCCAAGACTGAAATGTGGCATAGAAGGTTAGGTCATGAAGCAATAAAGGTTTAGTTGAGTTGAAGAAGCAAGGTTTGTTTAACAATGACAAAATTGAATTTTGAGTTGAAgctaacctttattttgtctatTCGGCGTGAGAGGGTGTGcagagatcccacatcgactacgGATTAaagcatttcatagtatataagtaggtgtaAACTTCACCTCATAAACCGGTTTTGTGAGGTTAAACTAGCTTATGAGATCAGGTTTAAattcattatatattataaaaggcTGATATTGAACTAGAGAATCTTGTAGATGACAAACAACAAGCGGATAGTTTCGTGTAAAATGAGATCTGTGAAATTAGGCTCTGTTCAACTAACCCTGCCCATGAGAAATAATATTTGAAATGCTAAATGCCTTGTCcataaattcaattttatgaGAACTCACTTTGAGGAAACTTATTTACAATTGGATATATAACATACGATGGAGAGGACACTGTGGTAACAGGTTTTATCTCGTAAATGCTACTTAACTCAATGTAACTGCATGTTAGTTGCCTTGTCTTTATCGGCTTATATGTTCTGCAAGCAATGTTAAATCGTGAATCATTTgataaaatcaatattttttttttatctctaaccACTGTTTCATGTTGACAACTATAATCTACAAGAAATTCATGTAATATAGAGATCAACAAGATAGTTCTGATCTTGAACTACCAAATAATTTCTCGGATAACATTCATCTAGTAATTAATATCATATCATTAGATGCATTTGTTGAGTGCAATGAACATGACTACTTTGCTAAATGATGAGCtgccaaaaacaaaaatggTAACTTGTTGCCCACAGCTAGCGGGAGGAATTTAGAGGTATCAGAAGATACTGCTAATACACCACCCAGCAAGCAGGAAGAtactcctcctcctcctccttcttcttctaGTGAGGAGGTGCAGAACACAACTCCAATTTCTGAGCGTCGAAAGGCCTTGTTTGAACCTTTAGAACCTATAAAGAATGTTAATGGCCGACGACCCTCGGCTGAGTCTTTACTTCCTCCCCCTGACTTTGAGTCTGCAAACTATCCTAAGGGCTGGCTGATTGGAAAGAAGCGGAAGCTTGTTAATGTAGATGTTGTTGAAAGCATGCGAAGGATTGCCATCCAAGAAATGAACAGAAAGGTTCCAAGTTTCCTCAGCTCCCTTTATTTCCAAGCTAagacaaaattattttcttacagGCCTCAAACTCAAGCCACTTGCTCACTCACTTTTgctatttttgttgttgttgttgcagGACAGGGAAATTGATGGACTAAATGAACAACTGGAGGAGGATTCACGTTGCCTGGAGCACTTGCAACTTCAGCTTGTGGATGAACGAAGCAAACGTGCTCGAGTTGAAAGAGAGAATGCAATGCTTGAAGAACAAGTGAGCATGCTTATGAACATGTTACAAGAAGCAGAACAAATGGGAGATGAAGGCCCAGATGAACCTTAATGTTTATCATTACACATTTTGTGTGCTTGTGTGTATCAATTTTTTGTGTGTATCAATTTTTTGTGTGTAGGTTCTGTTCGTCATGTCTAGCATATTGGATGTCTATGCAGTTATTAGAGTGCTTGTAGTAATATCTGGGGGCAAATAGATCAAATCGCAATGAGCAAACTATTCGTTTGTCtctaaaaaaaagttgtaattCTTTCTAGAGACTATGTGGTTGTTAATTCATATCTTGTTACTCTTTCAAACTATAAAAGAGTATTGTAATTTATCTACTTGCCAAGTTTATAAAGTGGCTCAGTTGAATAAAGATCTCGGTTCAATAAGATCATAGTCGTAATTATTTTCATCTGCTGACATGTTACCATTAACATTTTATGCTACAATTTATCAACAAAACTAATAAGGTGGCGACGAATTTTGTCACACGCGTGATTTCTACATATTCTactttattctctttttttaaGCTGAAAATACCAAGTTGTCACGTCATCTGTTGGGATTCATCATCAATGTAAATTTCTGAATCCCATGCAACAAACTGCAGATACAATATTCACACGGTtgaaaactatatatataatatagctTTTGTGTTTCTTGCAACTAGCAAGTTCAGGTAGATTGTAATTATCTAACTTTATTAACAGAATCCTCAGACATGTGAAACAAAAACTGAGGCAGAGATGCGATCCTTGGAAGATTGAGAAGCAAATCACCAGATGATTCCTTCCTGGAGATGCCAGTCCCCCCCTGCTTGCAGCCAGATGCATCATCTGGTTGACTTTCCAAATCAGCCACTTTAATTTTGCCAGGGGACAATTGAGTGGAGTTGGAATTGTTCACACCAACTTTTCCACTCTCATCTGCACCAAGACCATGGCCATTTCCTGCCATTGTGTTTGACTCTTCTGCTGTAGAAGGATCCTTCTGCAGAAGACAGTACAGTGAGTTCACCCTCGACATCACATCTGCATCTCTCGGACCATTGCCATTTCTGGTCATTGTGTCCTCTGCATACTGCAGAAGGGAGTATAGTGAGTTCACCCTTGACGTCACATTTGCATCTCTCGGACCATTGCCATTTTTGGTCATTGTGTTGGCGTCTTCTGCGGTAGAAGGGTCCTTCTGCAGAAGACAATACAGTGAGTTCACCCTCGACATCACACGCTGTTCATCAGAGGTAGTTGCATGTTGAGAGTCATTGAACAGGTATTGAGTAAATTCTTCCAGAATAGATCTGCTATACTGGACATCACCAGCAAAATTGGGATTGTCGGATCCCATCTGTTCTGAAATGCAATGTCCAATGTGGCTTACCAAATCGTCCATTGACACAGAGGGGTGAAGTCCAGGCAATTTGATCTGATCCAAATTACTAAGAAACTTCAAAGTTTCAGCTCCTCTACTCCTGAAATCTCTCATTGCATGGATGTTCATCACTGCACATGATACATACGGCATTAATACAATATTTGCATGATGATAGCATGAGGCATCTAgaatgtttataaaatattatttacattttacTCACATGTATCATATTCTTGATATCATTATATTATAGTACtacatataatattaaaaagaaacGTATGTTGtagaataaaatataacttagattttttttctatgtAGTATTTGAGATAAACGTAGCCATTACATAGTGTAAAGTTGTGAATTTTACTTTTACCATCAGCAAAACCCTACAAGTTTGTACCCGCATTGATAGGGTAACATCAAGATAAACAAACAGGTGCATTTTACCATTATACTGAATTCAAatggtattaaaaaaaattgagcaCCAATTACCTGGGCTAGGTGAGGTAATTTCTTGGGAAAGATTTTCCACAGCTTTACCAAGATTAGGTTCACTTTTAGAGGAAGACGATTGAACTGCAGATCCTGACTCTACATCCTGCAATGCAAAAATACCACCTCTCTCCTCGCTTTTTCCATCATAACCATCACTTGTTTCAATGTGATCGTGAATTGAATTTGTTCCGGGTTCAAAATATGGAGAATCCAACACTAAATCCGGCTGCTGGCTCAGACAGTTGAGACGTGGATCACACTGAACGAGTTTCTCAAAATGCTTGCCTAGCAATCCTTGTGGACACTGCAGAAAATGCCTcctgtaaaaaaataaagaaaattgcATCACCATCACCAAGAAGTCAACGTAAAAAACCACCAAAAGAAGACCAAACCAAAAATACAACAGTACCTGTTTATGCTGGCTTGTCCACCAGTAAAGTCTGAGGTTGCCTGCCACAAGGTATGCTTCCTTGGCTGTGGATTGATCTCTCTAAAAAAGAGGGGTCTTCTTGCCAGCTACAACGAACAAAAGGAACACCAACTTAGTGCCACAGATAATTGTGATGCCAAATCTAATTAACAtaacaatcaaaataaaataaaggagaTCGATAATGGTTACCACTACTTCGAGCGAGCCTGGTCCATCCTCAGGGTAATTCGCCTTGAGAGCCATGATATCAGACCATGGGATTTCAATCTTATTCTTCAGACAACCATCAAGGACTTCCCACACCAGCTTATGCTTTGCAAAGTAACACTTCGCCACCAAGTCTCCTTCGTATCTAGACTTGTACTGCACAAATCACCACATGCACATCAATCACAATATCACATCATGTCTGTTTGTATTGTACTAGTTGTATTACATGCTATTCTGCAAAAAATCCAAGCATACCTCCCAAGTCCCAATTTTCAAAATGGTTCCAGGAAAATTGGAGGCTTTGAGTTTAGAATCCGCCGCGGCAGAGGCGGCAGAGGCAGCAGAAGCCTTTTGATCTTTCTTCTTGGACTCCTCTTGTTGGGAGAGCCTCATCTGAATCAAATCCAAAAGGGAAGGACTCTTCTTGAGACGCAAACCCAAAGGGCTTGGCTCATCCAAGGGATTATACGAAGTTGGTGGTATTGAAAGGGAATCATCACTAGAATCACACTGTTTCAAACCcccaaaaaaaatttaattaatagaaaacaaaacaaaacaaagcacCCAAAGACGAAATTGGTGATGGGCATCAGAAAAATAGACAAAGGAAACTAATTCTAGAAGAAAAATTAAACCTTAGGAGGTGTTTCCAATTTGGGTCGCTTGTGGGTGTGAAGAGGGGGATTTTCATCTTGAACCTCCAACTTCACCTTTTTCAGACATTGATTATCTGTGTCGGACCTCATAAGCTGAACCATGCCGCTGATTCAAACAAACAGAAGGTATCACAAACACGATGAACAGAGTTTGACTCGATTTTCAGAACGAGAAATGAGAAATTCTTCAGCAACTCTCGAGCAATGCAACGGCGGGCGCTTAGGAAAAAACCAATGTTTCGTCTCTTTCTTCAATGGCTGACTGTCACGTGCCGCGTACGAAACGACGCCGTATTTAAAACACGACAGCTGGGTCAAGCAGGACCCGAAATTACAGAAACACCCTCCAGTCGAAAACAAAAACATGGGCCTTTTTCGTCGTCTAGCGTGAGCACATTGGGAATTTCTCTCTGCAGCGTGAAACGGCGGTGCGCTGTGCCGTCTGGAAGGCACGTGGCATCACGTGATGTTAATGGATAAAATGTGGGTCCCGGTTCATGAACCTTCTTCGTTATGGTTGCGTGGTGGAGTTGGATGGACAGGTGGAAGGATCTGGTGGGAGGTTTGAACACGTAAGCTCCTGAGCTGGGTCCCACCATATATGCCTTTCTGGATAATATAAGTAACTTGttcatttttattatcatttattatttattatgctTTTGCTTTATCCTAATGGATAAACTTCAGCCTCCAAAACCAAACCACTTCATCATCTACTCCTCTTTCTGCTTTTCCAAAACACTGCAATTTGCttcatttttaaattcaaatatatatatatatatatatatatatataaagagttGGGTAAGTGGGTGGGGTAGAAAAAGTGATGTGGGACTAGTAATACCCTTTGATTTTTCCAACTtactattttgaagaaaaaaaaaatgtagtgaaaaaatttataatggTACAAAGAGACAGGGTCCTTATTTAAAGGGTAAACGTGCTTCAAACTTTGAAtggtaaaatagaaaaaaaaatattataattgagAAGAATGAAGGTAGTGTCCTAAAGAAGAATGAGAAAGACTattaaaaggaaaaaggaaaaggaaaatggTCAAAGCAATCAAATATCAAAACCAAAATGgaaatgtttatatatatatatttatatttttttccttctaattataaaattattagtgtttgaatttaatttcataaaaatttaattatatatttattgtgaACTTAAACTCGTGAAATTAAGTGAACAAATCCAAGTGGAGCAAGTTGCCGAAAGAGGTTAGCTAAAGTTTGAGAATTCGTAGCCGACTTCATATCATGCTCTTCCAGAATATTACTATATTCCAATTCCTACTTTCAAtacacatgttttttttttcttcataatatattattcaATGTGGGACATTctattttatgttttgaaaaatagtAACAGTACACAAATCTACCATTAATCAAGATGCAATTTGAAAAACATGAACCAATTTTATCTGGAGTTTCATAATTGAAATgttatcaaactctgacaaaaGAGCTATATTAAGCAAAATTACATGTACCAAGAGctatataaaattcaaaattcttaAGGAAGATGAAGTATGGTTAATCTATGATCCATATGCTATACATCAGAAGCAAATGATG comes from the Phaseolus vulgaris cultivar G19833 chromosome 8, P. vulgaris v2.0, whole genome shotgun sequence genome and includes:
- the LOC137825713 gene encoding protein HEADING DATE REPRESSOR 1 produces the protein MENMKMSIDDALNAFSPVSTATIYWKSRRRPASGRNLEVSEDTANTPPSKQEDTPPPPPSSSSEEVQNTTPISERRKALFEPLEPIKNVNGRRPSAESLLPPPDFESANYPKGWLIGKKRKLVNVDVVESMRRIAIQEMNRKDREIDGLNEQLEEDSRCLEHLQLQLVDERSKRARVERENAMLEEQVSMLMNMLQEAEQMGDEGPDEP
- the LOC137825712 gene encoding uncharacterized protein, which produces MVQLMRSDTDNQCLKKVKLEVQDENPPLHTHKRPKLETPPKCDSSDDSLSIPPTSYNPLDEPSPLGLRLKKSPSLLDLIQMRLSQQEESKKKDQKASAASAASAAADSKLKASNFPGTILKIGTWEYKSRYEGDLVAKCYFAKHKLVWEVLDGCLKNKIEIPWSDIMALKANYPEDGPGSLEVVLARRPLFFREINPQPRKHTLWQATSDFTGGQASINRRHFLQCPQGLLGKHFEKLVQCDPRLNCLSQQPDLVLDSPYFEPGTNSIHDHIETSDGYDGKSEERGGIFALQDVESGSAVQSSSSKSEPNLGKAVENLSQEITSPSPVMNIHAMRDFRSRGAETLKFLSNLDQIKLPGLHPSVSMDDLVSHIGHCISEQMGSDNPNFAGDVQYSRSILEEFTQYLFNDSQHATTSDEQRVMSRVNSLYCLLQKDPSTAEDANTMTKNGNGPRDANVTSRVNSLYSLLQYAEDTMTRNGNGPRDADVMSRVNSLYCLLQKDPSTAEESNTMAGNGHGLGADESGKVGVNNSNSTQLSPGKIKVADLESQPDDASGCKQGGTGISRKESSGDLLLNLPRIASLPQFLFHMSEDSVNKVR